One genomic segment of Pirellulales bacterium includes these proteins:
- a CDS encoding tetratricopeptide repeat protein, whose protein sequence is MKRVAEKVQQAIDRLNALDLPAAEATCREIFAIEPKNVNALRIMGAIARERNEFERAVEYCQEAVRQADRLAALHFELGVTLFAMNRSREAYAAYLRAIELDPNMYAAYLNISAIMEQQERFAEARDWALKTLKIKPDYALAHYNLANSHRELGSIEEAIKSYELAHHFRPDHPKTLWNLGICHLLLGNYREGWPLFECRQEAEEVMLDRFAEPRWDGSPLAGRTICVHAEQGIGDEILFASCFPDVIAMARGAGATGEGRGARATSGGQAQFAYGASQIEPVPGRCVLVCDPRLERLFARSFPEAKVYPHVRRADWSAPALPEPIDVQIPAGSLPLFFRKSRQDFPRRKRFLVVEPSLEAMWRERFAAVGGELKVGISWRAGGKPTERRKRSIPLERWGELLQTPGVRFVNLQYGDAIADLATARSRFGIEIHDWEEGDPLVDVDSYVAKISALDLVISVGNATVHMAGAVGTPAWTLLPALPSWRWMADGDVSPWYCGVRLFRQDQRCEWKPVLERIARLLRGVASSEGESAVVRLVRESALGDVEAAAVEQWRDAVERCAKSQANCDAARHDDANGTDQDDRRGERWLEATELVGHEILAVVDQLIIDGRIAEQLGDLARAEGCYREVLQLAPRHVKALCGLGIVARKTHHSELAIRCFRRALAVAEPAADNHLHLADALLDAGRLDEAVSGYQRALDLDPSHLGAQLQIGRVLRQAGRNEEAAAHLRNVVAFDPQNHDALIELGRALAASCLIDEAIDCFRQALRLDSDSIGALEAMGLAYLEDHCYADAEESFRKAIGAAPGRAESYFQLAKSLEAQGRMADAATALEQAAALDPRAEGPLLRLALVRREQGNLAAAAELLRRAVALKPNDANLLNSFGVVEREQGHTAEALRSFDRALQLRPDHAEAHFNHGLVLLQAGRLAAGWLEFEWRGRNGQSAGQNAFGLPRWTGDSLAGRTILIHGEQSPADEVMFASCYEEVMAQAAGCLLLCDPRLERLFRRSFPTARVYPLVRGGEGQWQLPAGVRCNVQIPAGSLPLYLRTSASSFPKPHHFLVADAARVALWKQRYATTGEGLKVGLAWHDGGNSLLGRAAVNGKTKQHVIGQQLGIDLAQWRSLVEWSGAIANRVQWINLQDGAAAKAERIALEGELDIAIHDWPAAQGQYDLDDMAARIAALDLVISADSLPTHLAGSLGAPAWAVVRQADGWRWLAQGDATLWYPSVRLLSAAESAASESAAAEGAATQADGSTGLNNPMERLREELLKRWDSPAEEQPMRSVAPPHWRQRPAEPKPTVGQ, encoded by the coding sequence ATGAAACGCGTCGCTGAAAAGGTGCAACAAGCCATCGATCGGTTGAACGCGCTCGATCTTCCGGCAGCCGAAGCGACGTGCCGCGAAATCTTCGCAATCGAGCCGAAAAATGTCAACGCCCTGCGAATCATGGGCGCCATCGCGCGCGAGCGGAACGAGTTCGAGCGGGCGGTCGAATATTGCCAGGAGGCGGTGCGGCAGGCCGATCGTCTGGCCGCGCTCCACTTCGAATTGGGCGTTACGCTGTTCGCAATGAACCGTTCGCGCGAAGCCTATGCAGCCTATCTGCGGGCGATCGAGCTAGATCCGAACATGTATGCCGCGTATCTCAATATCAGCGCAATCATGGAGCAGCAGGAGCGCTTTGCCGAAGCGCGCGATTGGGCCCTGAAAACGCTCAAAATCAAGCCCGACTATGCCCTCGCCCACTACAATCTGGCAAATTCGCATCGCGAATTGGGCTCGATCGAAGAGGCGATCAAGAGCTATGAGTTGGCCCATCATTTTCGCCCCGACCATCCGAAGACGCTTTGGAATCTGGGAATTTGCCATTTGCTCTTGGGCAACTATCGCGAAGGCTGGCCGCTGTTCGAGTGCCGGCAAGAAGCGGAGGAGGTGATGCTCGATCGCTTTGCCGAGCCGCGCTGGGACGGTTCGCCGCTGGCGGGACGAACGATTTGCGTGCACGCCGAGCAAGGAATCGGCGACGAAATTTTGTTCGCTTCCTGCTTCCCGGATGTGATCGCGATGGCAAGGGGAGCAGGGGCGACGGGCGAGGGGCGAGGGGCGAGGGCGACGTCAGGGGGACAGGCACAATTTGCTTACGGGGCATCGCAAATTGAGCCAGTCCCCGGGCGCTGCGTGTTGGTGTGCGATCCGCGATTGGAGCGGTTGTTTGCCCGCTCGTTTCCGGAGGCGAAAGTGTATCCGCACGTGCGGCGCGCGGATTGGTCGGCGCCGGCGCTGCCGGAGCCGATCGACGTGCAAATTCCGGCCGGCAGCTTACCGCTCTTCTTCCGCAAAAGCCGCCAAGACTTTCCGCGGCGGAAGCGATTCCTGGTGGTCGAGCCATCGCTTGAAGCGATGTGGCGCGAGCGATTCGCCGCCGTCGGAGGCGAGTTGAAAGTCGGCATCTCCTGGCGTGCCGGCGGCAAACCGACCGAACGCCGCAAGCGATCGATCCCGCTCGAGCGATGGGGAGAATTGCTCCAAACGCCCGGCGTGCGATTCGTCAATTTGCAATACGGCGACGCGATTGCCGATCTGGCCACGGCGCGAAGCCGGTTCGGCATCGAGATCCACGATTGGGAAGAGGGCGATCCGCTCGTGGATGTGGACAGCTATGTGGCGAAAATCTCGGCCCTGGATCTCGTGATTTCCGTCGGCAACGCAACCGTGCATATGGCCGGCGCGGTGGGCACCCCGGCCTGGACGCTGCTGCCGGCGCTGCCGTCGTGGCGCTGGATGGCCGATGGCGATGTCAGCCCGTGGTATTGCGGGGTCCGATTGTTTCGGCAAGATCAACGCTGCGAATGGAAGCCGGTGCTCGAGCGAATTGCGCGGCTGCTGCGGGGCGTCGCGAGCTCGGAAGGGGAAAGTGCGGTGGTGAGGTTGGTGCGGGAGTCGGCCCTCGGCGATGTGGAAGCGGCGGCGGTGGAACAATGGCGGGATGCGGTAGAGCGATGCGCGAAATCGCAAGCGAACTGCGATGCTGCGCGGCACGATGATGCGAATGGTACAGACCAAGATGATCGTCGCGGCGAACGTTGGTTGGAGGCGACGGAATTGGTCGGGCACGAGATTCTGGCGGTGGTCGATCAATTGATTATCGATGGACGGATCGCCGAGCAGTTGGGCGATCTGGCTCGCGCGGAAGGTTGCTATCGGGAGGTGTTGCAATTGGCGCCGCGGCATGTGAAAGCGCTGTGCGGCTTGGGGATTGTCGCACGGAAAACGCACCACAGCGAATTGGCGATTCGCTGCTTTCGCCGCGCGCTGGCGGTCGCCGAGCCGGCGGCGGACAATCATCTTCATCTGGCCGATGCCCTGCTCGATGCCGGCCGGTTGGACGAAGCCGTGTCGGGCTATCAACGGGCCCTCGATCTCGATCCATCGCATTTGGGGGCACAATTGCAGATCGGCCGCGTGTTGCGGCAGGCCGGACGCAACGAAGAGGCCGCCGCGCATTTGCGAAACGTCGTGGCGTTCGATCCGCAGAACCACGACGCGCTGATTGAACTCGGCCGCGCATTGGCGGCCAGTTGCCTCATTGACGAGGCGATTGATTGCTTTCGACAAGCGTTGCGGCTCGACAGTGATTCGATCGGCGCGCTCGAGGCGATGGGCCTGGCGTACCTCGAAGATCATTGCTACGCCGACGCCGAAGAGAGCTTCCGTAAAGCGATCGGAGCGGCGCCTGGTCGAGCCGAATCCTATTTTCAACTTGCCAAGTCGCTCGAGGCGCAAGGCCGAATGGCCGACGCGGCGACGGCGCTCGAGCAAGCCGCGGCGCTCGATCCGCGAGCGGAAGGGCCGTTGTTGCGATTGGCGCTCGTGCGGCGAGAGCAAGGGAATTTGGCCGCGGCGGCCGAACTGCTGCGCCGGGCGGTGGCCCTCAAACCCAACGACGCGAATCTGCTGAATTCGTTCGGCGTCGTCGAACGCGAACAAGGGCACACGGCCGAGGCACTGCGCTCATTCGATCGTGCTTTGCAGCTTCGACCCGATCATGCCGAAGCGCATTTCAACCATGGGCTGGTGCTGTTGCAAGCGGGTCGGCTGGCGGCTGGCTGGCTGGAATTCGAATGGCGCGGGCGGAACGGACAATCGGCCGGGCAAAATGCGTTCGGGCTGCCACGCTGGACGGGCGATTCGCTCGCCGGCCGCACGATTCTCATCCACGGCGAACAATCGCCGGCCGACGAGGTGATGTTTGCAAGTTGCTACGAAGAGGTGATGGCGCAGGCGGCCGGGTGCCTCCTTCTCTGCGATCCGCGGCTCGAGCGGCTTTTCCGGCGATCGTTTCCGACGGCGCGTGTATATCCGCTCGTGCGCGGCGGCGAGGGGCAGTGGCAACTCCCGGCAGGTGTGCGATGCAATGTGCAAATTCCGGCCGGAAGTTTGCCGCTGTATTTGCGCACGTCGGCATCGAGCTTCCCGAAACCGCATCATTTCCTTGTCGCCGACGCCGCTCGGGTCGCATTGTGGAAGCAACGCTACGCGACGACCGGCGAAGGACTCAAAGTCGGCTTGGCCTGGCACGATGGCGGAAATAGCCTTCTGGGGCGCGCAGCCGTAAATGGAAAGACAAAACAGCACGTGATCGGCCAGCAGCTTGGCATCGATCTGGCCCAGTGGCGGTCGCTCGTGGAATGGAGCGGGGCGATCGCCAATCGCGTGCAATGGATCAATCTGCAAGATGGGGCTGCCGCAAAGGCCGAACGGATCGCATTGGAAGGCGAATTGGATATCGCAATCCACGATTGGCCGGCGGCGCAAGGGCAATACGACCTCGACGACATGGCAGCGCGAATTGCGGCACTCGACCTGGTGATCTCGGCCGATAGCCTGCCGACACACTTGGCCGGCAGCCTGGGCGCGCCCGCGTGGGCGGTCGTGCGACAGGCGGACGGGTGGCGATGGCTCGCCCAGGGCGACGCGACGCTGTGGTATCCCAGTGTTCGTTTGCTTTCCGCGGCCGAAAGTGCCGCGTCAGAAAGTGCTGCGGCCGAAGGCGCCGCAACGCAGGCCGACGGTTCAACCGGCCTGAATAATCCGATGGAACGTCTGCGCGAAGAATTGCTCAAGCGATGGGACTCGCCGGCCGAAGAACAGCCGATGCGAAGCGTGGCGCCGCCGCACTGGCGCCAGCGCCCGGCGGAACCGAAGCCTACCGTTGGTCAGTGA